In Chryseobacterium turcicum, a single window of DNA contains:
- a CDS encoding toxin-antitoxin system YwqK family antitoxin encodes MKKMIATLTLSICTFTTFNSQNINLDEYEIYIGDTLVAKSDFVKFSNNLAEERSKKLQFKPITDGTKKAYFFNGKLSSNGVIKNLKESGFWEYWHSNGKKAREGEFVEGKPNGAHKYWYENGDLRAIGNWKNGVYDGKWEMYQLNKEKIIQIYKNGNLIEE; translated from the coding sequence ATGAAGAAGATGATTGCCACGTTGACTTTGTCAATTTGTACTTTTACTACTTTCAATTCTCAAAATATAAATTTGGATGAGTATGAAATTTACATCGGTGATACTTTAGTTGCTAAATCTGATTTTGTTAAATTTAGTAATAACCTAGCAGAAGAACGCTCAAAAAAGCTTCAATTTAAGCCTATAACTGATGGAACTAAAAAAGCTTATTTTTTTAATGGAAAATTATCTTCTAATGGAGTGATTAAAAACTTAAAGGAAAGTGGTTTTTGGGAATATTGGCATTCAAACGGGAAAAAAGCTCGTGAAGGTGAGTTTGTAGAGGGAAAACCAAATGGGGCTCATAAATATTGGTATGAAAACGGTGATTTAAGAGCAATTGGAAATTGGAAAAACGGTGTTTATGATGGGAAATGGGAGATGTATCAATTAAATAAAGAGAAAATTATTCAGATTTATAAAAATGGGAACTTAATTGAGGAATGA
- a CDS encoding S9 family peptidase gives MKLKYSLLALAAPFLMNAQQLMTPEILWTLKKVGVQAVSPDQSLLIYKVGQVDLKTEKTKNENYFLNVINNQSSKIDLGKKALVQWDKNGLYAQEGDKIYLSKDSGKTWTEFYTIGEVDNIVISPDGKTIAFSKQVLVEKLMGKDKYADTPKTTAQVYTDLNHRHWDYFNEGKYNHVFVVNTSSNVDSAKDLLEGKTWDSPQRPFGGAEDFVFSPDSSKLLYVTKPKSGKEYSTSTNTDIFAYDLVSATTKNLTEGMMGYDVNPKFSPDGKWLLWQSMEREGYEADKNDIVVMDWKTGAKSNMTGNWDESVTGTTFWSSDSKSIYFNAAFRGTVQLFSVDLKNAKVSQITKGNFDVSDIFAEVKKSLLVSKTDINHGAELFSVNLKNGELSQVTDVNKATYAKLAQGKSELKMVKTSDGKEMGVWFHYPPNFDPNKKYPTLVYCQGGPQSGLTQFFSTRWNFALMAANGYVVVAPNRRGMPGWGTKWNEEISRDWGGQPMRDYLAATDYAKTLPYVDGERVAAVGASYGGYSVFMLAGIHENRFKTFIAHDGLFDMKSWYLTTEELWFANWDLGSPWEKPLPKAYTEFNPSNFVDKWNKPIMIFQGGIDFRVGYEQGQEAFQAARLRGLKSKLVYFPNENHWVLHPQNGLVWQREFFDWLKETL, from the coding sequence ATGAAATTGAAGTACAGTCTGCTCGCTTTGGCAGCGCCTTTCTTAATGAATGCACAACAACTCATGACACCTGAAATTCTTTGGACTTTGAAAAAAGTTGGAGTACAGGCTGTCTCACCAGATCAATCATTACTGATTTATAAAGTCGGACAGGTTGATTTAAAAACTGAAAAAACAAAAAACGAAAACTATTTCCTGAATGTTATCAATAATCAGTCTTCAAAAATTGATTTAGGTAAGAAGGCTTTAGTTCAGTGGGATAAAAACGGACTTTACGCTCAGGAAGGTGACAAAATTTATCTTTCAAAAGACAGTGGAAAAACCTGGACAGAATTTTACACCATCGGTGAAGTAGATAATATCGTTATTTCTCCGGATGGAAAAACAATAGCTTTCAGCAAGCAGGTTTTGGTAGAAAAGCTAATGGGGAAAGATAAATATGCAGACACTCCAAAAACGACTGCGCAAGTTTATACAGACCTGAATCACAGACACTGGGATTATTTTAATGAAGGAAAATACAATCACGTATTTGTAGTTAATACTTCTTCAAATGTAGATTCTGCAAAAGATTTATTGGAAGGGAAAACGTGGGATTCTCCGCAAAGACCTTTTGGTGGAGCGGAAGACTTCGTCTTTAGTCCGGATTCTTCAAAACTTTTATATGTTACAAAACCTAAAAGTGGGAAAGAATATTCTACAAGCACTAATACAGACATTTTTGCGTACGATTTAGTTTCAGCAACAACAAAAAATTTAACTGAAGGAATGATGGGTTACGATGTGAATCCAAAATTTTCTCCTGATGGAAAATGGCTGTTGTGGCAAAGTATGGAGCGAGAAGGCTATGAAGCTGATAAAAATGACATTGTTGTCATGGACTGGAAAACCGGTGCAAAAAGCAATATGACAGGGAACTGGGACGAAAGTGTAACTGGAACAACGTTTTGGAGCAGCGATTCTAAAAGTATCTATTTTAACGCAGCGTTTCGTGGAACCGTTCAGTTGTTTTCTGTTGACCTTAAGAATGCAAAAGTTAGTCAGATTACAAAAGGAAATTTTGATGTAAGTGATATTTTTGCAGAAGTAAAAAAATCACTTTTAGTTTCAAAAACAGATATCAATCACGGTGCAGAATTATTCTCAGTAAATCTTAAAAACGGAGAATTATCGCAGGTTACTGATGTCAATAAAGCTACTTATGCAAAACTAGCACAAGGAAAGTCTGAGTTGAAAATGGTGAAAACTTCAGACGGAAAAGAAATGGGCGTTTGGTTTCACTATCCGCCAAACTTCGATCCGAACAAAAAATATCCAACTTTAGTGTATTGCCAAGGAGGTCCACAGTCTGGGTTAACTCAATTTTTCAGCACAAGATGGAACTTTGCACTAATGGCAGCGAATGGTTACGTTGTTGTTGCACCAAACCGTCGCGGAATGCCGGGTTGGGGAACAAAATGGAATGAAGAAATCTCAAGAGATTGGGGTGGACAACCGATGAGAGATTATTTGGCAGCTACGGATTATGCCAAAACTTTACCTTATGTAGATGGTGAAAGAGTTGCTGCAGTTGGAGCAAGTTACGGTGGTTACAGCGTATTTATGTTAGCCGGAATTCATGAGAATAGATTCAAAACATTCATTGCTCATGATGGATTGTTTGATATGAAATCTTGGTATTTAACAACAGAAGAATTGTGGTTTGCAAACTGGGATTTGGGTTCTCCTTGGGAAAAGCCTCTTCCAAAAGCATATACAGAATTTAACCCAAGCAATTTTGTTGATAAATGGAATAAGCCAATTATGATTTTCCAAGGTGGAATTGACTTTAGAGTAGGATATGAGCAAGGTCAGGAAGCTTTCCAGGCAGCAAGACTGAGAGGCCTGAAATCAAAATTAGTATATTTTCCTAACGAAAATCACTGGGTTCTTCATCCGCAAAACGGCTTAGTTTGGCAGAGAGAATTTTTTGATTGGTTGAAAGAAACTTTATAA
- a CDS encoding DNA-deoxyinosine glycosylase yields the protein MQNRISSFPPFIDGKSKILILGSIPGVKSLEKQQYYAHPQNKFWKIIFELFNEKFTEDYVERIKILKKNHIAIWDVIDSCERKGSLDSEIKNEEANQIEELLENHPNIQAIFCNGGKSYKNLQKLLGKNFRVPIYLLPSTSPLHTISYERKFEDWKKILEFF from the coding sequence ATGCAAAACAGAATCTCGTCATTTCCACCGTTTATTGATGGAAAATCTAAAATTTTAATTTTAGGCTCTATTCCCGGTGTAAAATCTCTCGAAAAGCAACAATATTATGCACATCCACAAAATAAATTCTGGAAAATTATTTTTGAGTTGTTTAATGAAAAATTTACAGAAGATTATGTTGAAAGAATAAAGATTTTAAAGAAAAATCACATTGCAATTTGGGATGTCATCGATTCTTGTGAAAGAAAAGGAAGTTTAGATTCTGAGATTAAAAACGAAGAAGCCAATCAAATTGAAGAATTATTAGAAAATCATCCTAATATTCAGGCAATATTTTGCAATGGTGGAAAATCTTATAAAAATTTGCAGAAATTATTAGGCAAAAACTTTAGAGTTCCGATTTACTTATTGCCTTCTACAAGCCCGCTCCACACCATTTCTTATGAAAGAAAATTTGAAGATTGGAAAAAAATATTGGAGTTCTTTTGA
- the rlmN gene encoding 23S rRNA (adenine(2503)-C(2))-methyltransferase RlmN has protein sequence MKDIRTLSLDQLKDYFGSLGEKPFRAKQVYDWLWSKNLHSIEEMTNLSKQLRDKISEEYTINPVSVDQLQKSTDGTIKNGVKLHDGLLVESVLIPTETRTTACVSSQVGCSLNCEFCATARLKRMRNLEVAEIVDQVALIDSQSKMYFNRPLTNIVFMGMGEPMMNYKNVVEAIRKITQPEGLGMSPRRITVSTSGIPKMIKMLADDELRVKLALSLHSAIESKRNEIMPFSDKFPLTDIMESLQYWYKKTGSVVTFEYCVWKGINDGDEDIKALIKYCKQIPSKVNLIQYNPIGDGKYDQCNKKAEDNYVRQLENAGITVMIRKSRGGDIDAACGQLANKETQ, from the coding sequence ATGAAAGACATCCGTACATTATCACTCGACCAGCTTAAAGATTATTTTGGATCTTTAGGAGAAAAACCATTTCGTGCGAAACAGGTTTATGATTGGTTGTGGAGCAAAAATCTGCATTCAATAGAGGAGATGACGAATCTTTCAAAGCAGCTTCGGGATAAAATTTCTGAAGAATATACCATTAATCCAGTTTCTGTAGATCAGCTTCAGAAAAGTACAGACGGAACTATTAAAAACGGAGTGAAACTTCACGACGGTTTATTGGTAGAATCTGTTTTAATTCCTACAGAAACCAGAACAACAGCCTGTGTTTCTTCACAAGTAGGATGTTCTTTAAACTGCGAATTTTGTGCAACGGCAAGACTCAAAAGAATGAGAAATCTTGAGGTTGCAGAAATCGTAGATCAGGTGGCCTTAATCGACAGCCAAAGTAAAATGTATTTCAACAGACCGCTTACCAATATTGTTTTTATGGGAATGGGTGAGCCAATGATGAATTACAAAAATGTGGTGGAAGCCATCAGAAAAATCACTCAGCCGGAAGGTTTGGGAATGTCACCTAGAAGAATTACCGTTTCTACATCCGGAATTCCAAAGATGATAAAAATGCTTGCAGATGATGAATTACGTGTAAAATTGGCGTTGTCACTTCACTCAGCAATAGAATCTAAGCGTAACGAAATTATGCCGTTCTCGGATAAATTTCCGTTGACTGATATTATGGAATCTCTTCAGTATTGGTACAAAAAAACAGGCTCAGTAGTTACTTTTGAATATTGTGTCTGGAAAGGTATCAATGACGGAGATGAAGATATTAAAGCTTTAATTAAATATTGCAAGCAGATTCCTTCTAAAGTTAATTTGATTCAATATAATCCTATTGGTGACGGAAAATACGACCAATGCAACAAAAAGGCAGAAGACAACTATGTTCGTCAGCTTGAAAATGCCGGAATTACCGTTATGATTCGTAAAAGTCGTGGTGGTGATATTGATGCAGCTTGTGGGCAATTGGCCAATAAAGAAACACAATAA
- a CDS encoding winged helix-turn-helix transcriptional regulator — MKKNELMEYSCPLGKAMSALGSKWKPIIVLVIKDRKLRFGELAVRINVISRKVLTDQLKEMQADGLIIREEFKELPPRVEYSLTEKGLALLPIFHQLEEWETKYHVYDPIKDKDCKTFLESKKVEKVVV, encoded by the coding sequence ATGAAAAAGAACGAATTGATGGAATACAGTTGTCCTTTGGGCAAAGCAATGTCTGCATTAGGAAGCAAATGGAAACCAATCATTGTATTGGTAATTAAAGACCGAAAACTGCGTTTTGGTGAACTTGCCGTGCGCATTAATGTCATTTCAAGAAAAGTTCTGACTGATCAGTTAAAAGAAATGCAAGCTGATGGGTTGATTATCCGTGAAGAGTTTAAAGAACTTCCGCCAAGAGTAGAATATTCGTTGACTGAAAAAGGTTTGGCACTTTTACCTATTTTTCATCAATTGGAAGAATGGGAAACAAAATATCATGTTTATGATCCGATTAAAGATAAAGATTGTAAAACTTTTTTGGAAAGTAAGAAGGTAGAAAAGGTTGTAGTTTAA
- a CDS encoding alpha-ketoacid dehydrogenase subunit alpha/beta, whose translation MQTTYIETQQISFQDFKNQILEDYKLGRISREMSYLGRREVLTGKAKFGIFGDGKELPQLAMAKVFKNGDFRSGYYRDQTFALAADALTVESFFAQLYADTSVEREPASAGRQMNGHFATRSLNEDGSWKDLTAQKNISSDISPTAGQMPRLLGLAQASKIYKTVKFDGSEKFSKKGNEIAFGTIGDASTAEGHFWETLNAACALQVPMIISIWDDGYGISVPTKNQRAKADISEMLSGFQRKEGENQGCEIIQVKAWDYPALLDAYARAEHFARTESVPVVVHVIEVTQPQGHSTSGSHERYKNEERLSWESQFDGLLKFREWILNYSIEIEGKEEIIASVEELDLIDDEAKKTVKAGQKTAWESYQKTITDLIGSVLPLVENLKGQNTEIENYIGQFNKLVSKAKKDAFHLVRKSLLATRGTNSAERSQLMQKYNDIFEVEKDNYSSHLYSQSQWKAENVKEIKPTYSEASEDVDGRVVIRNNFDKIFEKYPETLVFGEDAGNIGDVNQGLEGMQEKYGDVRVADTGIREATILGQGIGMAMRGLRPIAEIQYLDYILYCLQGMSDDLATVQYRTKGGQKSPLIIRTRGHRLEGVWHSGSPMAGILNLSKGILVLVPRNLTKAAGFYNTMLQSDDPSIIVECLNGYRLKEKQPDNLGDFTVPVGQIEVTKEGKDVTLVTYGSTWRIVMEAAEELEKLGISAEVIDVQSLIPFDLTHEIAESVKKTNRLVVIDEDVEGGTSAFILQQILEKQKAFRFLDSDPLTIAANDHRPAYASDGDYFSKPSSDDMVERIYAMFNETNPQKYPAIF comes from the coding sequence ATGCAAACAACCTATATTGAAACTCAACAGATTTCTTTTCAAGATTTTAAAAATCAAATACTTGAAGACTATAAGTTAGGAAGAATCTCTCGTGAAATGTCTTATTTGGGCAGAAGAGAAGTACTTACCGGAAAAGCTAAATTCGGTATTTTTGGAGACGGAAAAGAGCTTCCGCAGCTTGCAATGGCAAAAGTTTTCAAAAACGGAGATTTCCGTTCAGGATATTACAGAGATCAAACCTTTGCTTTGGCAGCAGATGCTTTGACGGTTGAAAGTTTCTTTGCTCAGTTATATGCTGATACAAGTGTAGAAAGAGAACCTGCTTCTGCGGGAAGACAGATGAACGGGCATTTTGCGACAAGAAGTTTAAATGAAGACGGAAGTTGGAAAGATTTAACAGCACAGAAAAATATTTCTTCTGATATTTCTCCTACAGCAGGTCAAATGCCTAGATTATTAGGATTAGCACAAGCTTCAAAAATATATAAAACCGTAAAATTTGACGGTTCTGAAAAATTCTCAAAAAAAGGGAATGAAATTGCTTTCGGAACAATTGGAGATGCTTCTACAGCAGAAGGTCACTTCTGGGAAACGTTGAATGCTGCTTGTGCGCTTCAGGTTCCTATGATTATTTCTATCTGGGATGACGGGTACGGAATTTCTGTTCCTACAAAAAACCAGAGAGCAAAAGCTGATATTTCTGAAATGTTGAGCGGTTTCCAAAGAAAAGAAGGCGAAAACCAAGGTTGTGAAATCATTCAGGTGAAAGCTTGGGATTATCCTGCATTGTTGGATGCTTATGCAAGAGCTGAGCATTTTGCAAGAACAGAATCTGTACCTGTAGTAGTGCATGTAATTGAAGTTACTCAGCCTCAAGGTCACTCAACTTCTGGTTCTCACGAAAGATATAAGAACGAAGAGCGTTTATCTTGGGAGTCTCAGTTTGATGGATTATTGAAATTCAGAGAATGGATTTTAAATTATTCAATCGAAATTGAAGGTAAAGAAGAAATTATTGCAAGCGTTGAAGAGCTTGATTTAATCGATGACGAGGCTAAAAAAACGGTAAAAGCCGGACAAAAAACGGCTTGGGAAAGTTACCAAAAAACAATCACAGATTTAATCGGTTCAGTATTACCTTTGGTTGAAAACTTGAAAGGACAGAATACTGAAATTGAAAACTATATCGGTCAGTTTAATAAACTGGTTTCAAAAGCGAAGAAAGATGCTTTCCATTTGGTGAGAAAATCTTTATTGGCTACAAGAGGAACAAATTCTGCAGAAAGAAGCCAATTGATGCAGAAATACAATGACATTTTTGAGGTTGAAAAAGACAATTATTCTTCTCACTTATATTCTCAGTCTCAGTGGAAAGCTGAAAACGTAAAAGAAATTAAACCTACTTATTCTGAAGCTTCTGAAGATGTAGATGGAAGAGTAGTCATTAGAAATAATTTCGATAAAATTTTCGAAAAATATCCTGAAACTTTAGTGTTTGGTGAAGATGCCGGAAATATCGGTGACGTAAACCAAGGTCTTGAAGGGATGCAGGAAAAATACGGTGACGTTCGTGTTGCCGATACAGGAATTCGTGAAGCGACAATTTTAGGTCAGGGAATCGGAATGGCAATGAGAGGTTTAAGACCCATCGCAGAAATTCAGTATTTAGACTATATTTTGTATTGTTTACAAGGAATGAGCGATGATTTGGCGACAGTTCAGTACAGAACAAAAGGTGGTCAGAAATCTCCTCTAATTATCAGAACAAGAGGTCATAGATTAGAAGGTGTTTGGCATTCAGGTTCGCCAATGGCGGGAATTTTAAATCTTTCAAAAGGTATTTTGGTATTAGTGCCAAGAAACTTGACGAAAGCTGCAGGATTCTACAATACCATGCTTCAAAGTGACGATCCTTCTATCATTGTTGAATGTCTAAACGGATACAGATTAAAAGAAAAACAGCCTGATAACTTAGGAGATTTTACAGTTCCTGTAGGGCAAATTGAAGTAACAAAAGAAGGAAAAGATGTTACGTTGGTAACTTACGGTTCAACTTGGAGAATTGTAATGGAAGCTGCTGAAGAACTAGAAAAATTAGGAATCTCTGCAGAAGTTATTGATGTTCAGTCATTAATTCCTTTCGATTTAACTCATGAAATTGCGGAATCTGTAAAGAAAACAAACAGATTGGTTGTCATCGACGAAGATGTAGAAGGTGGAACTTCAGCGTTTATTCTTCAACAGATTTTAGAAAAGCAAAAAGCGTTCAGATTTTTAGATTCAGATCCGTTAACAATTGCTGCAAACGACCACAGACCGGCGTATGCAAGTGATGGAGACTATTTCTCTAAACCATCTTCAGACGATATGGTTGAAAGAATTTACGCAATGTTTAATGAAACAAATCCTCAGAAATATCCTGCGATATTTTAA
- a CDS encoding AIM24 family protein: MSKYSIESFVYETKENPLERDYFELEKPALLEINLNNQAVWTKTGSMVGYIGNINFERQGMLSGGLGNLLKKAISGEGTKLMKAEGTGKLYVADDGKKVRILYLNNETICVNGNDVLAHEQTIKSDITMLKSVAGVMSGGLFQIKLSGTGHIAITTHGEPLTLLVTPDAPVFTDPNATVAWSGNLSPELKTNVSFKSLIGRGSGEEFQMKFSGNGWVLIQPYEEVYRIDK; encoded by the coding sequence ATGAGCAAATATTCTATTGAATCTTTTGTCTATGAAACAAAAGAAAACCCTCTTGAAAGAGATTATTTCGAGCTTGAAAAACCAGCACTTTTAGAAATTAACTTAAATAACCAAGCAGTCTGGACAAAAACAGGAAGTATGGTAGGTTATATAGGAAATATTAATTTTGAAAGACAAGGAATGCTTTCTGGTGGACTTGGAAATTTATTAAAAAAAGCCATCAGTGGAGAAGGCACCAAACTGATGAAAGCAGAAGGCACCGGTAAACTCTATGTGGCAGATGACGGCAAAAAAGTAAGAATTCTATACCTCAATAACGAAACAATTTGCGTGAACGGAAATGACGTTTTGGCACACGAACAAACCATAAAAAGTGACATCACGATGCTAAAAAGCGTTGCCGGAGTAATGTCGGGTGGATTATTTCAGATAAAGCTTTCCGGAACAGGACATATTGCGATAACTACTCATGGCGAACCTTTAACTTTATTGGTAACTCCAGATGCGCCGGTTTTTACAGACCCAAATGCAACCGTGGCCTGGTCTGGTAATCTAAGTCCTGAACTAAAAACCAATGTTTCTTTTAAAAGTTTAATCGGAAGAGGAAGCGGCGAAGAGTTTCAGATGAAATTTTCCGGAAATGGCTGGGTTTTGATTCAGCCTTATGAGGAGGTTTATAGGATTGATAAGTAA
- the queA gene encoding tRNA preQ1(34) S-adenosylmethionine ribosyltransferase-isomerase QueA yields the protein MKTSDFNFDLPEELLAEYPSEHRDEARLMVLDRKTQTIEHKLFKDVVDYFDEKDLFIFNNTKVFPARLYGNKEKTGAKIEVFLLRELDKETRVWDVLVDPARKIRIGNKLFFTEDESLVAEVIDNTTSRGRTLRFLFDGSYEEFRSKLKDLGETPLPKYIKREVEPEDAERYQTIYAKVEGAVAAPTAGLHFSKHLMKKLEIKGIDFAEVTLHVGLGTFNPIEVEDLSKHKMESEEVIIDEKNAEIINRAVQENRRVCAVGTTTMRAIETSVSSNRKISAFDGWTNKFIYPPHDFGIANTMITNFHTPKSTLMMMIAAFAGKDFLMQAYEEAIKEKYKFYTYGDAMLII from the coding sequence ATGAAAACATCCGATTTTAATTTCGACCTTCCTGAAGAATTGTTGGCAGAATATCCTTCAGAGCATAGAGATGAAGCTAGATTAATGGTTCTTGACAGAAAAACGCAAACTATTGAGCACAAATTGTTCAAAGATGTGGTAGATTATTTTGATGAGAAAGATCTTTTCATCTTTAATAATACTAAAGTTTTTCCTGCTCGTTTGTATGGAAATAAAGAAAAAACCGGAGCTAAAATTGAAGTTTTCTTATTAAGAGAGCTTGATAAAGAAACTCGTGTTTGGGATGTTTTGGTAGATCCTGCAAGAAAAATAAGAATTGGTAACAAATTATTCTTTACGGAAGATGAATCTTTGGTTGCTGAGGTAATTGATAATACAACTTCAAGAGGTAGAACTTTAAGATTCTTATTCGATGGTTCTTATGAAGAATTTAGATCTAAATTAAAAGATTTAGGAGAAACACCACTTCCGAAGTATATCAAAAGAGAAGTAGAGCCGGAAGATGCTGAAAGATATCAGACGATTTATGCAAAAGTAGAAGGAGCGGTAGCAGCACCAACTGCAGGTTTGCATTTCTCTAAGCATTTGATGAAGAAATTAGAAATCAAAGGAATCGATTTTGCTGAGGTAACACTTCATGTAGGATTAGGAACTTTTAACCCAATCGAGGTAGAAGATTTGTCTAAACATAAAATGGAATCTGAAGAAGTGATCATTGATGAGAAAAATGCTGAAATCATCAACAGAGCAGTTCAGGAAAATAGAAGAGTTTGCGCAGTAGGTACGACTACGATGAGAGCAATTGAAACATCTGTTTCTTCAAACAGAAAAATCTCAGCTTTCGATGGTTGGACTAATAAATTCATCTATCCGCCACACGATTTTGGAATTGCTAATACAATGATTACCAATTTCCATACGCCAAAATCTACTTTAATGATGATGATTGCTGCATTTGCAGGAAAAGATTTCCTAATGCAAGCCTATGAAGAAGCCATAAAAGAAAAGTATAAATTTTATACTTATGGTGACGCAATGCTAATTATTTAA
- a CDS encoding class I SAM-dependent methyltransferase — translation MKITKLVILFNYQKIVLGLIVAVILFILSFCISSEFFIFLFRFFGILIILNIIASLVASYILYDNSDLYELNNLKGVVDWNKTKNAILVHASFDPLSKSLEEKYPNLNLTVCDIFENRHEQEKGIETSKKIFPPNPKEIKINPSQLPFENQSQDVILAVTALHEILDHNQRVLFFKEAKRVLKDGGLIIVSEQFRDFTNFVFFNIGAFHFLSKKQWKKAISEAGLMILKNKKITPFANMLILKS, via the coding sequence ATGAAAATCACAAAACTAGTAATCCTTTTCAATTACCAAAAAATAGTCTTAGGGCTTATTGTTGCTGTTATTCTTTTTATATTGTCATTTTGTATTAGTTCAGAGTTTTTTATTTTTTTATTCAGATTTTTTGGAATCCTTATTATTTTAAATATAATAGCTTCACTCGTTGCTTCCTATATTCTGTATGATAACTCTGATTTATATGAATTAAATAATCTAAAAGGAGTCGTAGATTGGAATAAAACGAAAAATGCTATTTTAGTTCATGCTAGTTTTGATCCTTTATCTAAAAGCCTGGAAGAAAAATATCCAAATTTAAATTTAACGGTTTGTGATATTTTTGAAAATCGTCACGAACAGGAAAAAGGAATTGAAACTTCAAAGAAAATATTTCCTCCGAATCCTAAAGAGATAAAAATTAACCCAAGTCAATTGCCTTTTGAAAATCAATCTCAAGATGTTATTCTAGCTGTAACTGCGCTTCATGAGATTCTAGATCACAATCAACGAGTTTTATTCTTTAAAGAAGCCAAAAGAGTTTTAAAAGACGGTGGCTTAATTATCGTTTCAGAACAGTTCAGAGATTTTACCAACTTTGTATTCTTTAATATTGGAGCTTTTCATTTTTTAAGTAAAAAACAATGGAAGAAAGCTATTTCTGAGGCAGGTTTGATGATTCTGAAGAATAAAAAAATTACTCCTTTTGCAAATATGCTAATTTTGAAAAGCTAA
- a CDS encoding polyprenyl synthetase family protein: MANIVEEIKQPINEEMKLFEQKFYESMQSRVALLDKVTRFIVTTKGKQMRPMFVFLCAKLIGEVNEKTYRGASMIELIHTATLVHDDVVDESFKRRNFFSINALWKNKIAVLVGDFLLSKAVLLSTDHKDYDLLSVISRTIREMSEGELLQLEKARKLDITEDVYYEIIRQKTATLIAACCEIGALSNNADENLAKKMMQFGTYTGMAFQIKDDLFDYLSSNVIGKPVGIDIKEQKMTLPLIHTLKIANETDRKYYFNTIKRYNNDQKRVKELIAFVKSSGGLDYAITVMKDFQQKAKDILNEFPDSQVRQSLHKMLDYVIERKF; this comes from the coding sequence GTGGCAAACATTGTAGAAGAAATCAAGCAGCCGATTAATGAGGAAATGAAACTTTTTGAACAGAAGTTTTACGAATCTATGCAGAGCAGAGTTGCTTTACTCGATAAAGTAACCCGTTTTATAGTTACCACAAAAGGGAAACAGATGCGCCCGATGTTTGTGTTTCTGTGTGCAAAATTAATAGGAGAAGTCAACGAAAAAACATATCGTGGCGCTTCAATGATTGAATTGATTCATACCGCAACTTTGGTACATGATGATGTAGTAGATGAGAGCTTTAAACGTCGTAATTTCTTTTCTATCAATGCATTGTGGAAGAATAAGATTGCGGTTTTAGTGGGAGATTTCTTACTTTCAAAAGCCGTTTTACTTTCTACAGACCATAAAGATTACGATTTGCTTTCTGTGATTTCCAGAACCATCAGAGAAATGTCTGAAGGAGAGCTTCTTCAATTGGAAAAAGCCAGAAAACTCGATATTACAGAAGATGTTTATTACGAAATTATACGCCAGAAAACAGCGACTTTAATTGCTGCCTGTTGCGAGATTGGAGCTTTGTCAAATAATGCTGATGAAAATTTAGCAAAAAAAATGATGCAGTTTGGAACGTATACCGGAATGGCTTTTCAGATTAAAGATGATTTATTCGATTATTTAAGTTCAAACGTCATCGGAAAACCTGTTGGAATCGACATTAAAGAGCAAAAAATGACTTTACCTTTGATTCATACCTTAAAAATAGCCAACGAAACCGATAGAAAATATTATTTCAACACTATTAAACGTTATAATAACGACCAAAAACGTGTAAAAGAGCTCATTGCTTTTGTTAAAAGTTCGGGCGGTTTAGATTATGCCATCACCGTGATGAAAGATTTTCAACAAAAGGCTAAAGATATCCTTAACGAATTTCCAGATTCTCAGGTTAGACAGTCTTTACATAAAATGCTTGATTACGTTATCGAAAGAAAGTTTTAA